One genomic window of bacterium includes the following:
- the rpsO gene encoding 30S ribosomal protein S15, translated as MAMNKDQKDQVITQFRKHESDSGSPEVQIALLTARINHLTEHFKTHKKDFHSRRGLLKMVGQRKRLLNYLKRKNLESYRSLIKELGIRG; from the coding sequence ATGGCAATGAACAAGGATCAGAAAGACCAGGTCATCACCCAGTTCAGGAAGCACGAGTCGGATTCCGGCTCGCCCGAGGTGCAGATCGCGCTGTTGACCGCGCGCATCAACCACCTCACCGAGCACTTCAAGACCCACAAGAAGGACTTCCATTCCCGACGTGGGCTCCTGAAGATGGTCGGGCAGCGCAAGCGGCTGCTGAACTACCTGAAGCGGAAGAACCTGGAGAGCTACCGCTCCCTGATCAAGGAGCTGGGCATCCGCGGCTGA